Proteins encoded together in one Perognathus longimembris pacificus isolate PPM17 chromosome 8, ASM2315922v1, whole genome shotgun sequence window:
- the Gpr45 gene encoding probable G-protein coupled receptor 45 — MSCNSTPAEPPGSLLPDVSSNASASQPSPLSTPLRISLAIVMMVMMVVGFLGNTVVCIIVYQRPAMRSAINLLLATLAFSDIMLSLCCMPFTAITLVTVRWHFGDHFCRLSATLYWFFVLEGVAVLLIISVDRFLIIVQRQDKLNPRRAKGIIAASWLLSFCISLPSLTGWTLVEVPARAPQCVLAYTELPAERAYVVTLVAAVFFVPFAVMLCSYMCILNTVRKSAVRVHNRSDSLDLRQLRLRARPRRRPQLSVDLSFKTKAFTTILILFVGFSLCWLPHSVYSLLSVFSRSFYYSSSFYATSTCVLWLSYLKSVFNPIVYCWRIKKFREACLELLPHTLQILPKVPERIQRRIQPSTVYVCNENQSAV, encoded by the coding sequence ATGTCCTGTAACAGCACCCCCGCGGAGCCCCCGGGGTCCCTGCTGCCCGACGTGAGCAGCAACGCGTCCgcctcccagcccagcccgctGTCCACCCCGCTCAGGATATCGCTGGCCAtcgtgatgatggtgatgatggtggtgggcTTCCTGGGCAACACGGTGGTGTGCATCATCGTGTACCAGCGGCCGGCCATGCGCTCGGCCATCAACCTGCTGCTGGCCACGCTGGCCTTCTCGGACATCATGCTGTCCCTGTGCTGCATGCCCTTCACGGCCATCACCCTGGTGACCGTGCGCTGGCACTTCGGGGACCACTTCTGCCGCCTGTCGGCCACGCTGTACTGGTTCTTCGTGCTGGAGGGGGTGGCTGTGCTGCTCATCATCAGCGTGGACCGCTTCCTCATCATCGTGCAGCGCCAGGACAAGCTGAACCCGCGCCGGGCCAAGGGCATCATCGCCGCGTCCTGGCTGCTGTCCTTCTGCATCTCGCTGCCCTCGCTCACGGGCTGGACGCTGGTGGAGGTGCCCGCGCGCGCCCCGCAGTGCGTGCTGGCCTACACCGAGCTCCCGGCCGAGCGCGCCTACGTGGTCACGCTGGTGGCGGCCGTGTTCTTCGTGCCCTTCGCCGTCATGCTCTGCTCCTACATGTGCATCCTCAACACCGTGCGCAAGAGCGCCGTGCGCGTGCACAACCGCTCCGACAGCCTGGACCTGCGGCAGCTCCGcctccgcgcccgcccgcgccgccgcccgcagCTCAGCGTCGACCTGAGCTTCAAGACCAAGGCCTTCACCACCATCCTCATCCTCTTCGTGGGCTTCTCGCTCTGCTGGCTGCCGCACTCCGTCTACAGCCTCCTGTCCGTCTTCAGCCGGAGCTTCTACTACAGCTCCTCCTTCTACGCCACCAGCACGTGCGTCCTGTGGCTCAGTTACCTCAAGTCCGTCTTCAACCCCATCGTCTACTGCTGGAGGATCAAGAAGTTCCGCGAGGCCTGCCTCGAGCTGCTGCCCCACACCTTGCAGATCCTCCCCAAAGTGCCTGAGCGGATCCAGAGGAGGATCCAGCCGAGCACCGTCTACGTGTGCAACGAGAACCAGTCGGCCGTGTAG